Within Flagellimonas maritima, the genomic segment TTTGAGTGCCTTTTTTGTGATGCTCGTTGCCAAGTTGGGCGTTATCTCTACAGTTTTTCCGAGCATTGATAGGGAGTTTTCCTTGGCTATCTTTTGGGCAACATTTCTATCAAAACCAATCCGTTCGGCAATTCGCCCCATTGACATTGAACGATGTACTTCACTTCCTTTAAGGTTTTGGCCTTTGTATTCAAAACGGAAACCCCGCAACTGATTCGATTTATTGATGCTTGGAATGACTTCTACATTCCTTTGTTTCATGTATTTGATGTATTGGTCAAAATCCTTGGGCTTCATATCCGCAATAACCTTTTCGTGGACTTGCTTTATTTCCAGGCGTACATAATTAATTTCGTTCAACTTTTCCTGTTGCACTTGTTTTACCGTTGTCAAACCCATTTGTTGAGCCACTTTTTCTGCCGCCTGTTGGCTTCGTTTCCCGATATAGTTGTCCTTGAAGGCCTTGCCGTCAAAACCGATGCGGTTCACATATAAATGGATGTGCAAA encodes:
- a CDS encoding relaxase/mobilization nuclease domain-containing protein, which gives rise to MGKSISHTGASMGYGWNEEKDAKVVYREHLAGDNPKEITQEFKIIQSQNHRCKKNTLSFVLSPTIQDGQKLKEKELKEITERFIKEMKLQERQAIAFVHQDKSHLHIHLYVNRIGFDGKAFKDNYIGKRSQQAAEKVAQQMGLTTVKQVQQEKLNEINYVRLEIKQVHEKVIADMKPKDFDQYIKYMKQRNVEVIPSINKSNQLRGFRFEYKGQNLKGSEVHRSMSMGRIAERIGFDRNVAQKIAKENSLSMLGKTVEITPNLATSITKKALKLAVKKTIGLGMEI